The Opitutus sp. ER46 genome contains a region encoding:
- the nudC gene encoding NAD(+) diphosphatase has translation MPFVHHYAPGAAPASADLCLVVQGDRLLARPEMVEAVTLPSFAELAGWTEVAGKPLHLGKVEGAACWTMAVARAEAEAPAGWQWHDTRALLGLLTPGQTQAMSCARQLLWWDRRHQFCGACGAPMVDVAEERARRCPRCQALYFPSVSPAIIVAVTRGSELLLAHNRNFRPGMFSLLAGFLDAGETLEQATIREVREEVGIEIDDLRYITSQPWPFPNSLMIGFTARWVAGDIKVDGKEITEAGWYRREALPEIPRTGTVARQIIDCWGRNGA, from the coding sequence ATGCCCTTTGTTCATCACTATGCGCCAGGAGCGGCGCCAGCATCGGCTGATTTGTGCCTGGTCGTTCAAGGCGACCGCCTGTTGGCGCGTCCTGAGATGGTGGAGGCCGTGACGCTGCCGAGCTTTGCCGAGTTGGCGGGCTGGACGGAGGTTGCGGGCAAGCCGCTGCATCTCGGGAAGGTGGAAGGCGCAGCCTGCTGGACGATGGCGGTGGCGCGGGCGGAGGCGGAGGCGCCGGCGGGTTGGCAGTGGCACGACACCCGCGCGTTACTGGGGTTGCTGACGCCCGGCCAGACGCAGGCGATGAGTTGTGCGCGGCAGTTGCTCTGGTGGGATCGCCGCCATCAGTTTTGCGGCGCATGCGGCGCGCCGATGGTGGACGTGGCTGAGGAGCGGGCGAGGCGGTGCCCGCGGTGCCAGGCGCTGTATTTTCCTTCCGTCTCACCGGCGATCATCGTGGCGGTGACGCGTGGGTCCGAGTTGCTGCTGGCGCACAATCGGAATTTCCGGCCGGGAATGTTCAGCCTGCTGGCGGGGTTTCTGGATGCCGGCGAGACGCTGGAGCAGGCGACAATCCGTGAGGTGCGGGAGGAAGTCGGGATTGAGATCGATGACCTGCGCTACATCACGAGCCAGCCGTGGCCTTTCCCGAACTCACTGATGATAGGGTTCACGGCCCGCTGGGTGGCCGGGGACATCAAGGTGGACGGAAAGGAGATCACCGAGGCTGGGTGGTACCGCAGGGAGGCGCTGCCGGAGATTCCCCGGACGGGCACGGTGGCCCGGCAGATCATCGACTGCTGGGGGCGGAACGGGGCCTGA